In the Scomber japonicus isolate fScoJap1 chromosome 18, fScoJap1.pri, whole genome shotgun sequence genome, one interval contains:
- the LOC128378564 gene encoding LOW QUALITY PROTEIN: uncharacterized protein K02A2.6-like (The sequence of the model RefSeq protein was modified relative to this genomic sequence to represent the inferred CDS: deleted 1 base in 1 codon) — protein sequence MEMASKEAHQLHATGRVHKLNSDKMNGQWPCFRCGKLGHLANDCWCKEMNCNNCGKKGHVERACRNKKSKDKDSRTSHKSDNAKYKKKRSVHTVKHAVDRQCDSSEEEVSTAINVVQIMNVSEGSEGFWAKPKVEGHFVKMQIDTGSRASLVSYDVYKKVMKHLPLRPSDTVFTAYTGHWVPMKGMTDVTVQYNGQTTKLPVYVTKKNYPAIMGRVWKLSHGSTQLQAILEKHKEVFRDELGSMKEITVKLHLKPDSKPVFMKVRPVPYAIRPKVEADLDALVRNGVLEPVTTSEWATPIVPVPKKDGGIRTRTGDFKVTLNPVLRAEQYPLPLIDDLFAGLSGGHKFSKIDLSQAYLQMHVEEQSRDMLTVNTHKGLFRYCRLPFGITSAPALFQRAMDQILSGLPGVQCYLDDILCTGADDDKHLRNLDATLQRLKEYGLRIRKDKCEFFQSSVEYLGHVIDAKGLHTAPSKITAIVDAPPPQNVSQLKSFLGLLNYYGRFIPNLASLLKPLHNLLRKEEAWKWTAACQEAFQKAKDALTASEVLTHFNPSLPIQLACDASPCGVGAVISHVMPDGEEKPIAFASRTLNKAEANYAQLEREALSIVFGVRKFHQYLYGRKFTLFTDHRPLTTILGPYTGIPSLAASRLQRWALLLSGHSYDIRYRKSDSHCNADGLSRLPLPVMKPESSTVDIFYFTEVEKAPVSAAQVKKGTRNDPVLSAVMDLIVKGHPAGDDATLKPFLRRWEELSVQAGCLLWGRRVIIPLSLRTKVLQQLHAGHSGIVRMKEIARSYIWWPNMDKKIEEIAKSCSSCHKVRNNPPLAPLHPWEFPQEPWQRVHIDFAGPLEDRMFLIAVDAHTKWPEVAIMRSTTTEKTIEALGEMFSRFGSPTQLVSDNGPQLVSQEMDAFLQANGVQHIKSAPYHPATNDLAERFVQTMKQALKASQGQGTLHQRLHKFLLNYRNTPHATTKTSPASLMFKRDLRTTFDLLKPSPVRDIVQKQQEKQIMHREQKAKDRVFTPGDSVLARNYRGEPKWVPATVISQTGPVSYTVQTTDNIWRRHVDQLLRTSSAPTELSLGYPKDTLVNSSDPPTQVQDSTTSETKVPAVDVSEKEIDTSSFASAPEVNSPVESTETDIPADHRYPARERHPPVRLSY from the exons ATGGAGATGGCTTCTAAAGAAGCTCACCAACTGCATGCTACAGGCAGAGTGCATAAACTCAACAGTGATAAAATGAATGGACAATGGCCATGTTTCCGGTGCGGCAAGTTGGGACACCTTGCTAATGACTGTTGGTGTAAAGagatgaactgtaataactgCGGGAAAAAAGGCCACGTGGAGCGGGCatgcagaaacaaaaagagcaaaGACAAAGACTCAAGGACCAGCCATAAAAGTGACAatgcaaaatacaaaaagaagagaagtgttCACACAGTCAAGCATGCTGTGGACAGACAGTGTGATTCTTCAGAGGAGGAAGTTTCAACTGCAATAAATGTTGTCCAGATAATGAATGTGAGTGAAGGCTCAGAAGGCTTTTGGGCCAAACCCAAGGTGGAAGgacattttgttaaaatgcaGATAGACACAGGATCAAGAGCATCGCTAGTGTCATACGACGTTTACAAAAAGGTAATGAAACACCTTCCACTCCGGCCCTCAGATACTGTCTTTACGGCGTACACTGGACACTGGGTGCCCATGAAAGGGATGACAGATGTGACTGTGCAGTACAATGGCCAGACTACCAAGCTACCAGTTTATGTCACCAAGAAAAACTATCCAGCTATAATGGGGCGTGTGTGGAAGCTGTCACATGGTTCAACTCAGCTGCAGGCCATACTGGAAAAACATAAAGAGGTTTTTCGTGATGAGTTAGGCAGCATGAAAGAAATTACAGTGAAGCTACACCTCAAACCTGATAGTAAACCAGTGTTCATGAAGGTCAGGCCAGTACCATATGCCATCCGGCCTAAAGTGGAGGCTGACTTGGATGCGCTGGTCAGAAATGGAGTCTTGGAGCCTGTGACAACCAGTGAATGGGCCACACCCATAGTTCCTGTACCgaaaaaggatggagggattCGAACTCGAACTGGAGACTTTAAGGTAACGCTAAATCCTGTTCTACGAGCTGAGCAGTATCCCCTCCCTCTGATTGATGACTTATTTGCTGGGCTGAGTGGGGGCCATAAGTTCAGCAAGATAGATCTCAGCCAGGCTTACCTACAAATGCATGTAGAAGAACAGTCACGTGACATGCTGACGGTCAACACACATAAAGGACTTTTCAGATACTGCAGACTGCCTTTTGGCATCACATCAGCTCCAGCACTATTTCAGCGAGCTATGGATCAAATCCTGAGTGGCTTACCAGGAGTGCAATGCTACCTGGACGATATCCTGTGTACAGGAGCAGATGATGACAAGCATCTGCGCAACTTGGATGCAACTCTTCAGAGACTGAAAGAGTATGGACTGAGAATCCGAAAGGATAAATGTGAGTTTTTCCAGTCATCTGTGGAATATTTGGGTCATGTGATCGATGCAAAGGGACTGCACACTGCACCATCGAAAATCACAGCCATTGTGGATGCACCTCCACCCCAAAATGTCAGCCAGCTGAAGTCTTTCTTAGGACTATTGAACTATTATGGTCGTTTCATACCAAATTTGGCATCACTACTGAAACCGCTGCATAACCTGCTGCGCAAAGAGGAAGCATGGAAGTGGACGGCGGCCTGTCAGGAGGCTTTTCAGAAGGCGAAGGATGCGCTAACAGCATCAGAGGTTCTGACTCATTTTAATCCGTCACTTCCGATTCAGCTTGCTTGTGACGCCTCTCCTTGCGGAGTGGGGGCGGTGATATCGCACGTAATGCCAGACGGTGAGGAAAAACCAATTGCTTTTGCGTCGAGGACGCTGAACAAGGCAGAGGCTAACTATGCTCAACTGGAACGAGAGGCTCTGAGCATTGTGTTCGGTGTCAGAAAGTTCCACCAGTACTTGTACGGACGGAAGTTTACACTTTTCACTGACCACCGACCTCTCACGACCATCCTTGGACCATACACCGGAATACCATCTCTCGCTGCATCTCGATTGCAGAGGTGGGCGTTGCTGTTGTCGGGACATTCATATGACATCAGGTATCGTAAATCAGACTCTCATTGCAATGCAGATGGTTTGTCTAGATTGCCGCTTCCTGTCATGAAGCCGGAGTCGAGCACTGTGGACATTTTCTACTTCACTGAGGTGGAAAAAGCACCTGTTTCAGCTGCACAAGTGAAGAAGGGAACGAGAAATGACCCTGTGTTGTCTGCAGTCATGGACTTGATCGTTAAGGGCCACCCTGCAGGTGATGATGCAACCCTGAAGCCCTTCCTTAGGAGGTGGGAGGAGCTATCAGTTCAGGCTGGTTGTTTGCTGTGGGGGAGGAGAGTAATTATTCCCCTGTCACTACGAACAAAAGTGTTACAGCAACTTCATGCAGGACACAGTGGAATAGTGAGAATGAAGGAAATAGCGAGGAGCTACATTTGGTGGCCAAACATGGACAAAAAGATTGAGGAAATAGCT AAAAGCTGTTCATCGTGTCACAAGGTACGAAACAACCCGCCACTTGCTCCTCTCCACCCCTGGGAGTTCCCACAGGAGCCATGGCAACGTGTGCACATTGACTTTGCAGGTCCGTTGGAGGACAGAATGTTTCTTATTGCTGTTGATGCACACACTAAGTGGCCTGAAGTGGCTATCATGAGGTCAACCACCACAGAGAAGACCATAGAGGCACTAGGAGAAATGTTTAGTCGTTTTGGATCTCCTACACAGCTTGTCTCTGACAATGGACCTCAGTTGGTTTCACAGGAAATGGATGCTTTCCTACAAGCAAATGGAGTGCAACACATTAAATCAGCTCCATACCATCCTGCAACAAACGACCTTGCAGAAAGGTTCGTACAGACAATGAAACAAGCATTAAAGGCATCACAAGGTCAAGGGACATTGCATCAGAGACTGCACAAATTTCTGTTAAACTACCGTAACACTCCACATGCAACCACAAAGACATCTCCTGCCAGTCTGATGTTCAAGAGAGATCTGCGCACCACCTTTGATCTTCTGAAACCCTCACCAGTAAGAGACATTgtgcaaaaacaacaagagaAACAAATTATGCACAGAGAACAAAAGGCAAAGGACAGAGTTTTCACGCCAGGAGATTCTGTGCTGGCCAGGAACTACAGAGGTGAACCTAAGTGGGTTCCTGCAACTGTGATTTCACAAACTGGACCAGTCTCCTACACAGTTCAAACCACTGATAACATCTGGAGAAGACACGTGGATCAACTCCTACGTACATCATCAGCACCTACAGAACTGTCTCTTGGATATCCTAAGGATACACTTGTCAACTCATCAGATCCACCAACACAAGTGCAGGACTCAACCACTTCAGAGACAAAAGTTCCAGCAGTGGACGTGTCTGAAAAAGAGATTGATACATCTTCTTTTGCATCGGCACCAGAAGTAAACTCTCCAGTAGAGAGCACAGAGACTGATATTCCTGCAGATCACCGATACCCTGCCAGAGAACGGCACCCTCCTGTTCGTCTGAGTTATTAG